A genomic window from Brassica oleracea var. oleracea cultivar TO1000 chromosome C8, BOL, whole genome shotgun sequence includes:
- the LOC106311580 gene encoding adenine nucleotide transporter BT1, chloroplastic/mitochondrial-like translates to MGKTGINLFDDTSNGFFSVSDLGSDWSLQNPNYRPVGGLFASVNQLGAGFGSGLGSGSIPDPPNRDNSSFTAQLNDLCTKYLPFKEVEVEEEEVIGQKKKKGGFKLKLKISNPALRRLFSGAVAGAVSRTAVAPLETIRTHLMVGSGGESTTEVFRDIMKHEGWKGLFRGNLVNVIRVAPARAVELFVFETVNKKLTPKLGEDSKIPIPASLLAGACAGVSQTLLTYPLELVKTRLTIQRGVYKGILDAFVKIIREEGPTELYRGLAPSLIGVVPYAATNYFAYDSLRKAYRKMVKKESIGNVETLLIGSLAGALSSTATFPLEVARKHMQVGAVGGRVVYKNMLHALVCILEQEGLAGWYRGLGPSCLKLVPAAGISFMCYEACKKILVENNNEDA, encoded by the exons ATGGGAAAGACTGGAATCAACTTGTTCGACGACACGAGCAATGGGTTCTTCTCAGTTTCCGATTTGGGATCCGATTGGAGCCTCCAGAACCCGAATTACCGCCCAGTTGGTGGGCTATTCGCGAGTGTTAATCAGTTAGGAGCTGGGTTCGGGTCGGGACTCGGGTCTGGATCTATTCCGGATCCTCCAAACAGAGACAACAGTAGCTTCACTGCTCAGCTCAATGATCTATGCACAAAGTACTTGCCTTTCAAAGAAGTGGAGGTGGAGGAAGAAGAAGTGATTGGTCAGAAGAAGAAGAAAGGAGGTTTCAAGCTCAAGCTTAAGATCTCAAATCCTGCGTTGCGGCGGCTGTTCAGCGGAGCTGTGGCCGGAGCGGTTTCGAGGACGGCTGTTGCTCCGTTAGAGACCATTAGGACCCATCTAATGGTCGGAAGCGGCGGCGAGTCCACCACCGAGGTGTTCCGTGATATCATGAAGCATGAAGGGTGGAAAGGTCTCTTCAGGGGTAATTTGGTCAATGTCATTCGAGTAGCACCTGCTCGTGCCGTTGAG CTTTTTGTATTCGAGACAGTTAACAAAAAGCTGACTCCCAAGCTCGGAGAGGACTCGAAGATTCCCATCCCAGCTTCATTGCTCGCGGGTGCTTGTGCTGGTGTTAGCCAAACCCTCTTGACATACCCTCTCGAGCTAGTCAAGACCCGTCTTACAATTCAG AGAGGTGTGTACAAGGGAATATTGGATGCCTTTGTCAAGATAATAAGGGAGGAAGGACCGACAGAACTCTACAGGGGTCTTGCCCCGAGTCTTATAGGAGTGGTTCCATACGCAGCAACAAACTACTTCGCCTATGACTCCTTAAGAAAGGCGTACCGTAAGATGGTGAAGAAAGAGAGCATCGGAAACGTGGAGACTCTTTTGATTGGTTCTTTAGCTGGTGCCTTGTCCAGTACCGCGACTTTCCCCTTGGAGGTCGCTCGGAAGCATATGCAGGTGGGAGCAGTTGGTGGCAGGGTGGTTTATAAGAACATGTTGCACGCTCTGGTCTGTATACTGGAGCAAGAAGGTCTTGCGGGTTGGTACAGAGGGCTTGGACCGAGTTGCTTGAAGTTGGTTCCTGCAGCTGGGATATCTTTCATGTGTTATGAGGCGTGCAAGAAGATACTCGTTGAGAATAATAACGAGGATGCCTGA
- the LOC106311579 gene encoding G-type lectin S-receptor-like serine/threonine-protein kinase At1g11280 isoform X1: MGIHWRDIGIVLFPFFLWLSLFLNCGYAAISRDTPLSLGQTLSSPSGTYELGFFSPNNSQNQYIGIWFKKITPRVVVWVANREKPITTHLANLTTSGNGSLILLDSRNNVVWSTKESSTSNKCHAKLLDTGNLVVVDDVSGSFLWQSFENLGDTMLPLSSLTYNIATKEKRVLTSWKSDTDPSPGEFVVQLTSQVPAQIVTMKGARVYKRSGPWAKTVFTGIPKMDGSYASPFSLFQDIESGTGSFSYLQRNSGLTRVIITSEGYLKTFHYNGTGWVLDFVTPENSCDLYGTCGPYGMCVEKSTPTKCECIKGFVPKFKEEWKRGNMSSGCVRHTELSCQATTNSSPKRHGKGLDSFYRLANVKPPAFYEYASFVDEDQCQEGCLKNCSCTAFAYITGIGCLLWNQELIDTVRYSSGGESLSVRVASSELVGSRTTKIIAGSICLSIFVILVFASYVYWRYRAKQKDSWKNGLEQQEISGLTFFDMNTIRAATNNFNVSNKLGQGGFGPVYKGITSDKKEIAVKRLSSSSGQGTEEFMNEIKLISKLQHRNLVRLLGCCIDGEEKLLIYEFMVNKSLDSFLFDTTLKLEIDWPKRFNIIQGVARGLLYLHRDSCLKVIHRDMKVSNILLDVNMDPKISDFGLARMVQGTQHQDSTRRVVGTIGYMSPEYAWTGMFSEKSDIYAFGVLQLEIITGMKISSFNCGGQGKTLLEYAWETWLETGGVDLLDQAIASSCSPDEVARCVQIGLLCIQQQAVDRPNIAQVVSMITTTTELPRPKQPVFAVQTQDQESTVSVLESVNHMTQTAIHGR, translated from the exons ATGGGGATACACTGGAGAGACATCGGTATTGTTCTCTTTCCTTTCTTTCTCTGGTTAAGTCTATTCTTAAACTGTGGCTATGCAGCTATATCTAGAGACACTCCTTTATCATTGGGACAAACTCTGAGTTCCCCTAGCGGAACTTATGAGCTAGGATTCTTCAGTCCTAACAACTCTCAGAATCAGTATATCGGGATCTGGTTCAAGAAAATTACACCACGGGTTGTTGTGTGGGTGGCTAACAGAGAAAAGCCTATCACAACCCATTTGGCAAACCTCACTACCAGCGGAAACGGGAGCCTTATCTTGCTCGACAGCAGAAACAACGTTGTTTGGTCAACCAAAGAATCTTCCACATCTAACAAGTGTCATGCAAAGCTCTTAGACACAGGCAATCTTGTCGTCGTCGATGATGTTTCAGGAAGTTTCCTATGGCAAAGTTTCGAGAATCTTGGCGATACTATGCTACCACTCTCGTCCCTAACGTACAACATCGCCACCAAGGAGAAGCGAGTGTTGACTTCTTGGAAAAGCGACACTGATCCATCTCCTGGTGAGTTTGTAGTTCAGCTGACTTCACAAGTTCCAGCACAGATCGTCACTATGAAAGGCGCAAGAGTTTATAAGAGAAGCGGTCCATGGGCTAAGACCGTGTTCACCGGCATACCGAAAATGGATGGATCCTACGCAAGTCCATTTAGCCTTTTCCAGGATATAGAAAGCGGAACGGGGTCCTTCTCTTATCTCCAGAGAAACTCTGGACTTACACGAGTTATCATAACGTCAGAAGGATATCTAAAGACTTTTCATTACAACGGGACAGGGTGGGTTCTCGACTTCGTGACTCCAGAGAATTCATGTGATCTGTACGGTACGTGTGGGCCTTATGGGATGTGTGTGGAGAAGTCCACTCCCACAAAGTGCGAATGCATAAAAGGTTTTGTACCAAAATTCAAGGAGGAGTGGAAACGCGGAAACATGAGTTCTGGATGTGTGCGGCATACAGAGTTATCATGTCAGGCAACAACAAACTCATCTCCAAAGAGACATGGAAAAGGCCTAGACTCATTCTATCGTCTGGCTAATGTGAAGCCTCCGGCTTTCTATGAATATGCAAGCTTTGTGGATGAAGATCAATGCCAAGAGGGCTGTCTCAAAAACTGCTCTTGCACTGCTTTTGCGTATATTACTGGGATTGGATGCTTGCTTTGGAACCAGGAGCTGATAGACACGGTTAGATATTCCAGTGGAGGAGAGTCTCTTTCAGTTCGTGTTGCAAGTTCAGAACTGG TTGGAAGCAGGACAACCAAGATTATTGCTGGTAGTATCTGCCTTTCCATTTTTGTGATATTGGTCTTTGCCTCATATGTGTACTGGAGATACAGAGCAAAACAAAAGG ATTCATGGAAAAATGGTTTGGAACAACAAGAGATCTCTGGTTTAACTTTCTTTGACATGAATACCATACGAGCTGCTACCAATAACTTTAATGTCTCAAACAAACTCGGCCAAGGTGGATTTGGTCCAGTTTATAAG GGAATTACGTCAGACAAGAAGGAAATAGCTGTTAAACGGCTTTCTAGCAGCTCTGGACAAGGTACAGAAGAGTTCATGAATGAGATAAAACTCATCTCAAAACTACAACACAGAAACTTAGTTCGGCTTTTGGGATGTTGCATTGATGGGGAAGAAAAGCTACTGATTTATGAGTTTATGGTGAACAAAAGCCTTGACAGTTTTCTCTTTG ATACGACTCTAAAGCTTGAGATTGATTGGCCGAAGAGGTTCAACATCATTCAAGGCGTTGCGCGTGGACTTCTCTATCTCCATCGTGACTCATGCCTCAAGGTCATACACCGAGACATGAAGGTCAGCAACATTCTCTTGGACGTAAACATGGACCCCAAAATATCGGATTTCGGATTGGCTCGAATGGTTCAAGGAACTCAACATCAAGACAGCACACGTAGGGTTGTTGGAACTAT AGGATACATGTCTCCTGAGTATGCATGGACAGGGATGTTCTCGGAGAAGTCCGACATATATGCCTTCGGAGTTTTGCAGTTAGAAATCATAACTGGGATGAAGATTTCAAGCTTTAACTGTGGTGGCCAAGGCAAAACCCTTCTTGAATAT GCATGGGAAACTTGGCTGGAGACCGGTGGAGTGGATCTGCTGGATCAGGCTATTGCCAGCTCGTGTTCTCCAGATGAAGTGGCAAGATGTGTTCAGATTGGTCTACTCTGCATCCAACAGCAAGCTGTTGACAGACCAAACATTGCACAAGTAGTGTCTATGATCACAACCACAACAGAGCTTCCGAGACCAAAACAACCAGTGTTTGCAGTGCAGACTCAAGATCAAGAGAGTACCGTCTCGGTCTTGGAGTCTGTGAATCATATGACACAAACTGCGATACATGGGCGCTAA
- the LOC106311579 gene encoding G-type lectin S-receptor-like serine/threonine-protein kinase At1g11280 isoform X2: MGIHWRDIAISRDTPLSLGQTLSSPSGTYELGFFSPNNSQNQYIGIWFKKITPRVVVWVANREKPITTHLANLTTSGNGSLILLDSRNNVVWSTKESSTSNKCHAKLLDTGNLVVVDDVSGSFLWQSFENLGDTMLPLSSLTYNIATKEKRVLTSWKSDTDPSPGEFVVQLTSQVPAQIVTMKGARVYKRSGPWAKTVFTGIPKMDGSYASPFSLFQDIESGTGSFSYLQRNSGLTRVIITSEGYLKTFHYNGTGWVLDFVTPENSCDLYGTCGPYGMCVEKSTPTKCECIKGFVPKFKEEWKRGNMSSGCVRHTELSCQATTNSSPKRHGKGLDSFYRLANVKPPAFYEYASFVDEDQCQEGCLKNCSCTAFAYITGIGCLLWNQELIDTVRYSSGGESLSVRVASSELVGSRTTKIIAGSICLSIFVILVFASYVYWRYRAKQKDSWKNGLEQQEISGLTFFDMNTIRAATNNFNVSNKLGQGGFGPVYKGITSDKKEIAVKRLSSSSGQGTEEFMNEIKLISKLQHRNLVRLLGCCIDGEEKLLIYEFMVNKSLDSFLFDTTLKLEIDWPKRFNIIQGVARGLLYLHRDSCLKVIHRDMKVSNILLDVNMDPKISDFGLARMVQGTQHQDSTRRVVGTIGYMSPEYAWTGMFSEKSDIYAFGVLQLEIITGMKISSFNCGGQGKTLLEYAWETWLETGGVDLLDQAIASSCSPDEVARCVQIGLLCIQQQAVDRPNIAQVVSMITTTTELPRPKQPVFAVQTQDQESTVSVLESVNHMTQTAIHGR; the protein is encoded by the exons ATGGGGATACACTGGAGAGACATCG CTATATCTAGAGACACTCCTTTATCATTGGGACAAACTCTGAGTTCCCCTAGCGGAACTTATGAGCTAGGATTCTTCAGTCCTAACAACTCTCAGAATCAGTATATCGGGATCTGGTTCAAGAAAATTACACCACGGGTTGTTGTGTGGGTGGCTAACAGAGAAAAGCCTATCACAACCCATTTGGCAAACCTCACTACCAGCGGAAACGGGAGCCTTATCTTGCTCGACAGCAGAAACAACGTTGTTTGGTCAACCAAAGAATCTTCCACATCTAACAAGTGTCATGCAAAGCTCTTAGACACAGGCAATCTTGTCGTCGTCGATGATGTTTCAGGAAGTTTCCTATGGCAAAGTTTCGAGAATCTTGGCGATACTATGCTACCACTCTCGTCCCTAACGTACAACATCGCCACCAAGGAGAAGCGAGTGTTGACTTCTTGGAAAAGCGACACTGATCCATCTCCTGGTGAGTTTGTAGTTCAGCTGACTTCACAAGTTCCAGCACAGATCGTCACTATGAAAGGCGCAAGAGTTTATAAGAGAAGCGGTCCATGGGCTAAGACCGTGTTCACCGGCATACCGAAAATGGATGGATCCTACGCAAGTCCATTTAGCCTTTTCCAGGATATAGAAAGCGGAACGGGGTCCTTCTCTTATCTCCAGAGAAACTCTGGACTTACACGAGTTATCATAACGTCAGAAGGATATCTAAAGACTTTTCATTACAACGGGACAGGGTGGGTTCTCGACTTCGTGACTCCAGAGAATTCATGTGATCTGTACGGTACGTGTGGGCCTTATGGGATGTGTGTGGAGAAGTCCACTCCCACAAAGTGCGAATGCATAAAAGGTTTTGTACCAAAATTCAAGGAGGAGTGGAAACGCGGAAACATGAGTTCTGGATGTGTGCGGCATACAGAGTTATCATGTCAGGCAACAACAAACTCATCTCCAAAGAGACATGGAAAAGGCCTAGACTCATTCTATCGTCTGGCTAATGTGAAGCCTCCGGCTTTCTATGAATATGCAAGCTTTGTGGATGAAGATCAATGCCAAGAGGGCTGTCTCAAAAACTGCTCTTGCACTGCTTTTGCGTATATTACTGGGATTGGATGCTTGCTTTGGAACCAGGAGCTGATAGACACGGTTAGATATTCCAGTGGAGGAGAGTCTCTTTCAGTTCGTGTTGCAAGTTCAGAACTGG TTGGAAGCAGGACAACCAAGATTATTGCTGGTAGTATCTGCCTTTCCATTTTTGTGATATTGGTCTTTGCCTCATATGTGTACTGGAGATACAGAGCAAAACAAAAGG ATTCATGGAAAAATGGTTTGGAACAACAAGAGATCTCTGGTTTAACTTTCTTTGACATGAATACCATACGAGCTGCTACCAATAACTTTAATGTCTCAAACAAACTCGGCCAAGGTGGATTTGGTCCAGTTTATAAG GGAATTACGTCAGACAAGAAGGAAATAGCTGTTAAACGGCTTTCTAGCAGCTCTGGACAAGGTACAGAAGAGTTCATGAATGAGATAAAACTCATCTCAAAACTACAACACAGAAACTTAGTTCGGCTTTTGGGATGTTGCATTGATGGGGAAGAAAAGCTACTGATTTATGAGTTTATGGTGAACAAAAGCCTTGACAGTTTTCTCTTTG ATACGACTCTAAAGCTTGAGATTGATTGGCCGAAGAGGTTCAACATCATTCAAGGCGTTGCGCGTGGACTTCTCTATCTCCATCGTGACTCATGCCTCAAGGTCATACACCGAGACATGAAGGTCAGCAACATTCTCTTGGACGTAAACATGGACCCCAAAATATCGGATTTCGGATTGGCTCGAATGGTTCAAGGAACTCAACATCAAGACAGCACACGTAGGGTTGTTGGAACTAT AGGATACATGTCTCCTGAGTATGCATGGACAGGGATGTTCTCGGAGAAGTCCGACATATATGCCTTCGGAGTTTTGCAGTTAGAAATCATAACTGGGATGAAGATTTCAAGCTTTAACTGTGGTGGCCAAGGCAAAACCCTTCTTGAATAT GCATGGGAAACTTGGCTGGAGACCGGTGGAGTGGATCTGCTGGATCAGGCTATTGCCAGCTCGTGTTCTCCAGATGAAGTGGCAAGATGTGTTCAGATTGGTCTACTCTGCATCCAACAGCAAGCTGTTGACAGACCAAACATTGCACAAGTAGTGTCTATGATCACAACCACAACAGAGCTTCCGAGACCAAAACAACCAGTGTTTGCAGTGCAGACTCAAGATCAAGAGAGTACCGTCTCGGTCTTGGAGTCTGTGAATCATATGACACAAACTGCGATACATGGGCGCTAA
- the LOC106311578 gene encoding pentatricopeptide repeat-containing protein At1g11290, chloroplastic translates to MSSQLAHVSTITRIQNPPFSSSHHHQFLSQRTYIPAKVYEHPAALLLERCSSLEDLRRVLPLVFKNGLSQEHLFQTKLVSLFCRHGSVAEAARVFEPVDDKFDVLYHTMLKGYAKVPDLGKAVDFFVRMRCDDVEPVVYNFTYLLKACGDEAELRVGKEIHGLLVKSGFSLDLFAMTGLENMYAKCRQVHEARKVFDRMPERDLVSWNTMVSGYSQNGLARMALEMVALMCEENRKPSFITVVSVLPAVSALGLISIGKEVHGYAMRAGFDSLVNVSTALVDMYAKCGSLNTARRLFDGMLEKNVVSWNSMIDAYVQDENPKEAMVIFEKMLDEGVKPTDVSIMGALHACADLGNLEKGRFIHKLSVDLDLDRNVSVVNSLISMYCKCKDVDTAASLFGKLLTRTLVSWNAMILGFAQNGRPIEALNYFSQMRAWTVKPDTFTYVSVITALAELSVTHQAKWIHGVVMRNCLDENVFVATALVDMYAKCGAIMTARKIFDMMSERHVTTWNVMIDGYGTHGIGKAALELFEEMRKGDIKPNGVTFLSVISACSHSGLVEAGVKCFHVMKEGYSIEPSMDHYGAMVDLLGRAGRLNEAWDFITLMPVKPAVNVYGAMLGACQIHKNVNFAEKAAERLFELNPDDGGYHVLLANIYRAASMWEKVGQVRVSMLRQGLRKTPGCSMVEIKNEVHSFFSGSTDHPSSKRVYAFLEKLMCKIKEAGYVPDTKLILGVEDDIKEQLLSSHSEKLAISYGLLNTTAGTTIHVRKNLRVCADCHNATKYISLVTGREIIVRDMQRFHHFKNGACSCGDYW, encoded by the coding sequence ATGAGCTCACAATTGGCGCATGTCTCCACCATTACTCGCATCCAAAACCCGCCGTTTTCGTCCTCTCACCATCACCAGTTTCTTTCCCAGAGAACTTACATCCCGGCCAAAGTCTACGAGCACCCGGCGGCTCTCCTCCTCGAGAGATGCTCTTCTCTTGAAGACCTCCGGCGCGTTCTCCCCCTCGTCTTCAAGAACGGTCTTTCTCAGGAGCATCTCTTCCAGACGAAACTCGTCAGCTTGTTTTGTCGCCACGGCAGCGTCGCGGAGGCCGCTCGTGTTTTCGAACCCGTTGATGATAAGTTCGATGTTCTGTATCACACTATGCTTAAAGGGTACGCTAAAGTCCCGGATTTGGGTAAAGCTGTGGACTTTTTCGTTCGGATGAGGTGCGACGATGTTGAGCCTGTTGTGTATAACTTCACTTATCTGTTGAAAGCCTGTGGAGACGAAGCGGAGCTCAGGGTGGGGAAGGAGATTCATGGGCTGTTGGTGAAGAGTGGGTTCTCGTTGGATTTGTTCGCAATGACTGGGCTTGAGAATATGTATGCAAAGTGCAGGCAGGTGCATGAAGCTCGCAAGGTGTTCGATAGAATGCCTGAGAGAGACTTGGTTTCGTGGAACACTATGGTTTCTGGGTATTCGCAGAACGGGTTAGCGAGGATGGCGTTGGAGATGGTTGCTCTAATGTGCGAGGAGAATCGGAAGCCTAGTTTCATCACCGTTGTTTCTGTTTTGCCTGCTGTCTCTGCTTTGGGGTTGATTAGTATTGGCAAGGAGGTTCATGGGTACGCCATGCGTGCTGGGTTTGATTCTCTTGTCAATGTCTCCACTGCTTTGGTTGACATGTACGCCAAATGTGGATCTCTGAACACTGCTCGGCGGCTTTTTGATGGTATGTTGGAAAAGAATGTTGTTTCGTGGAATTCAATGATTGATGCCTATGTGCAGGACGAGAATCCTAAAGAGGCGATGGTGATTTTTGAGAAGATGTTGGATGAAGGAGTGAAACCTACTGATGTATCCATCATGGGTGCTTTGCATGCTTGTGCTGACCTAGGGAACCTTGAGAAAGGAAGATTCATCCATAAGTTATCCGTCGATCTGGATCTCGATAGAAATGTTTCAGTCGTGAACTCTTTGATCTCCATGTACTGCAAGTGCAAGGACGTTGATACCGCAGCCTCTTTGTTTGGGAAACTGCTGACAAGAACACTTGTTTCTTGGAACGCAATGATATTAGGATTTGCACAGAACGGTCGTCCTATCGAAGCATTGAATTACTTCAGCCAGATGCGGGCTTGGACAGTGAAACCGGATACGTTTACTTACGTGAGTGTGATAACTGCTCTTGCGGAGTTGTCGGTTACGCATCAGGCCAAGTGGATACACGGGGTGGTAATGCGAAACTGTCTGGACGAGAACGTGTTCGTCGCAACGGCTCTTGTCGACATGTACGCGAAATGCGGAGCTATTATGACTGCAAGAAAGATCTTCGACATGATGAGCGAGCGTCATGTAACGACATGGAACGTGATGATAGATGGATACGGGACGCACGGTATCGGGAAAGCCGCTCTGGAGTTGTTTGAAGAAATGCGAAAAGGGGACATTAAACCAAATGGTGTGACGTTTCTTTCCGTTATCTCTGCTTGCAGCCACTCGGGTTTGGTGGAGGCAGGAGTGAAGTGCTTCCATGTGATGAAGGAAGGATACAGCATAGAACCGTCGATGGACCACTATGGAGCTATGGTTGATCTTCTAGGCAGAGCTGGACGGTTGAATGAAGCATGGGACTTTATTACGCTGATGCCTGTTAAGCCAGCTGTTAATGTGTACGGTGCCATGTTAGGTGCTTGTCAGATTCATAAAAACGTGAATTTCGCTGAGAAAGCAGCAGAGAGATTGTTTGAGTTGAACCCGGATGATGGTGGGTATCATGTGCTGCTTGCAAACATATACCGCGCAGCTTCCATGTGGGAGAAAGTGGGACAAGTGAGAGTTTCAATGCTGAGACAGGGTCTGCGCAAAACTCCTGGCTGCAGTATGGTGGAGATAAAGAACGAGGTGCATAGCTTCTTCTCCGGAAGCACAGACCATCCCAGTTCCAAGAGGGTTTATGCTTTTCTCGAGAAGCTCATGTGCAAAATCAAAGAAGCTGGTTATGTTCCCGACACGAAACTAATCCTCGGGGTTGAAGATGATATCAAGGAGCAGTTGCTGAGTAGCCACAGCGAGAAGCTGGCTATATCTTATGGACTCCTGAATACTACAGCTGGCACAACTATTCACGTTAGAAAGAACCTTCGGGTTTGTGCTGACTGTCACAATGCTACCAAGTACATTTCCCTTGTGACCGGACGAGAAATTATTGTACGGGACATGCAACGGTTTCACCATTTCAAGAACGGTGCCTGTTCGTGCGGAGATTACTGGTGA